A section of the Prosthecobacter sp. genome encodes:
- a CDS encoding MBL fold metallo-hydrolase, with protein MRIHTLDLHFLGIPGLIASYLVESGGEYALIETGPGSTLETLRSAIRAAGVDESVIKKVFVTHIHLDHAGAAGWFAQIGATIYCHPNAARHLIDPTKLIGSARMVYGDQMDALWGKMLPAPAGLVIALQDEERVKLGEVEIIAWNTPGHARHHHAFIIGDVCFPGDVAGARLENSRYLSVTAAPPQFDPVAYVHSVDRLTAAGFQSLYLTHFGRVDDVEWHLSAYRKRITEIHARVAADFRSGVSAEENRTRYATDEHEAAMRAGVDEALWQKCERANLTSMCADGVRLFCEKEQ; from the coding sequence CTAGATCTTCATTTCCTCGGCATCCCGGGCCTCATCGCGTCCTACCTCGTCGAAAGCGGCGGCGAATACGCACTGATCGAGACTGGGCCGGGATCGACGTTGGAGACATTGCGCAGTGCCATTCGTGCTGCGGGAGTCGATGAATCGGTCATCAAGAAGGTCTTTGTCACGCACATCCATCTTGACCATGCCGGGGCCGCGGGCTGGTTCGCGCAAATTGGCGCTACCATCTACTGCCATCCGAATGCGGCACGCCATTTGATCGACCCGACCAAGCTCATCGGAAGCGCCCGCATGGTCTATGGCGATCAGATGGATGCTTTGTGGGGCAAGATGCTGCCTGCGCCAGCCGGGCTGGTCATCGCCTTGCAGGACGAAGAGCGTGTGAAACTTGGTGAGGTGGAGATCATCGCCTGGAACACACCCGGCCATGCACGACATCATCACGCCTTCATCATCGGCGATGTGTGCTTCCCGGGTGATGTGGCCGGCGCGCGCCTCGAAAACAGCCGTTATCTCTCCGTCACTGCGGCCCCACCACAGTTTGATCCTGTCGCTTATGTCCATTCCGTGGATCGTCTGACCGCCGCTGGCTTCCAGTCGCTCTACCTCACCCATTTTGGACGCGTGGACGATGTGGAGTGGCATCTCTCCGCCTATCGCAAGCGCATCACCGAAATCCACGCCCGCGTCGCCGCTGATTTTCGTTCAGGCGTCAGCGCGGAGGAAAATCGCACCCGCTATGCCACCGACGAGCACGAAGCCGCCATGCGAGCTGGTGTGGACGAGGCCCTCTGGCAAAAGTGCGAACGTGCCAATCTCACCTCGATGTGCGCCGACGGCGTGCGTTTGTTTTGCGAGAAAGAGCAGTGA
- a CDS encoding nucleotide sugar dehydrogenase, translating into MPSAHPHHVSIFGLGYVGAVTAGCLAELGHHIIGADVQQAKVDAFKAGISPIIEPELESLLQTAKREGRLDATTDATAAVKASQISIICVGTPSQAAGRLNLDFVRKVTAQIAAAIREKNQPHTILFRSTMLPGSTRAIVGVFLADLIKSGLLHVYYCPEFLREGTAVRDFRDPSLAAVGTHDGKAPATTEALDLLGFNAQILAWEGAELLKYACNYFHALKVGFANEIGRMAKHLGVDGARVMDVVCHDERLNISRYYMKPGNPFGGSCLPKDVNALSGLARIEGVNLPLLDHVMESNHAHLDALLDQITRKDARRIGLLGLAFKADTDDMRGSAMVAIAETLLGRGYQLRIYDPSINLTRLIGANEAEIQRRMPHLAQLLCATAEEVVRESDVIIASQKCVNVESLRDVAGAGKWVIDMNGWPELKALPWSYEGICW; encoded by the coding sequence ATGCCATCCGCGCACCCGCATCACGTCAGCATCTTCGGCCTCGGCTATGTCGGGGCGGTCACGGCAGGCTGTCTGGCCGAATTGGGGCACCACATCATCGGCGCGGATGTACAGCAGGCGAAGGTGGATGCCTTCAAGGCTGGCATATCGCCCATCATCGAACCCGAACTGGAGTCCTTGCTGCAAACCGCCAAGCGCGAAGGCCGTCTCGATGCCACCACGGACGCCACAGCCGCCGTCAAAGCTTCGCAGATCAGCATCATCTGCGTCGGCACACCGTCCCAGGCCGCCGGCCGGCTCAATCTCGATTTCGTACGCAAAGTCACGGCACAGATCGCCGCGGCGATTCGCGAGAAGAACCAGCCGCACACGATCCTGTTCCGCAGCACGATGTTGCCTGGCAGCACGCGCGCCATTGTGGGCGTGTTCCTGGCCGATCTCATCAAATCCGGCCTGCTGCATGTTTATTACTGCCCCGAGTTCCTGCGCGAAGGCACGGCGGTGCGCGATTTTCGTGATCCTTCGCTCGCCGCCGTCGGGACGCACGATGGCAAAGCTCCCGCGACCACTGAGGCGCTCGATCTGCTCGGCTTCAACGCGCAAATCCTCGCATGGGAAGGCGCGGAACTGCTCAAATATGCCTGCAACTACTTCCATGCGCTCAAAGTCGGCTTTGCCAACGAGATCGGTCGTATGGCGAAGCATCTCGGCGTCGATGGTGCCCGTGTGATGGACGTGGTCTGTCATGACGAGCGGTTGAACATCTCGCGCTACTACATGAAGCCCGGCAATCCCTTCGGTGGCTCGTGTTTGCCCAAGGATGTGAATGCATTGAGCGGCTTGGCGCGAATCGAAGGCGTGAACCTGCCGCTGCTCGATCATGTGATGGAGTCCAACCACGCGCACCTTGATGCACTGCTGGACCAAATCACCCGCAAGGACGCCCGCCGAATCGGCCTGCTGGGTCTCGCATTCAAAGCCGACACCGATGACATGCGCGGCAGCGCCATGGTGGCCATTGCTGAAACACTGCTCGGACGTGGTTACCAGCTCCGCATTTACGATCCTTCCATCAATCTCACGCGCCTCATCGGCGCCAATGAAGCTGAAATCCAGCGTCGCATGCCGCATCTGGCCCAGTTGCTCTGCGCCACGGCGGAGGAGGTCGTGCGCGAGAGCGATGTCATCATCGCCTCGCAAAAATGTGTGAATGTCGAATCGCTGCGCGACGTGGCCGGGGCAGGGAAGTGGGTGATTGATATGAATGGCTGGCCGGAGCTCAAGGCGCTGCCCTGGAGCTATGAGGGCATCTGCTGGTGA
- a CDS encoding Ldh family oxidoreductase → MPATYHIVPTQAHNDLVRAAYRHRGYTQAEADDGARFCEMATAHGIRTHNAIKALHLDHLYGSATGGCKPGAEIEVIKKPFAASEAWDGKLKLGQSVAFSAMERCMEMADKYGIGQVSVDNAFHYLWGGGYVMDAANKGYIAYTNCTSTLGEVVPFGGKFPVLGTNPHSWGLPTQDACGFPIVIDWATSTVAMGRVQQLKREGKPLPPGAAVDAAGKPTTDANEAAWLLPFGAHKGYGLSLLIEVMGGMIGGGLPTLRGGGAHPDIKSKPFPAGEKRTSSFYFQVIHPDAISTGLFSNGRNFAQNIKAVIDDILGHGNEGCLLPGQPEAQNAAHTAKAGGLLFSTAEVEALNEIADEVGSTRFDVAGLKTYDVP, encoded by the coding sequence ATGCCAGCCACCTACCACATCGTTCCCACCCAGGCTCATAACGATCTCGTCCGCGCCGCCTACCGGCATCGTGGTTACACGCAGGCGGAGGCCGATGACGGGGCACGGTTTTGTGAGATGGCCACGGCGCACGGCATCCGCACGCACAATGCGATCAAGGCGCTGCATCTGGACCACCTCTATGGCAGTGCCACAGGCGGCTGCAAACCGGGTGCGGAGATCGAAGTGATCAAAAAGCCCTTCGCCGCCAGTGAAGCGTGGGACGGCAAATTGAAGCTCGGCCAAAGCGTGGCTTTCAGCGCCATGGAGCGCTGCATGGAGATGGCGGACAAATACGGCATCGGCCAGGTGAGCGTCGATAACGCCTTCCACTACCTCTGGGGCGGCGGTTACGTCATGGATGCGGCCAATAAAGGCTACATCGCCTACACGAACTGCACCTCGACGCTCGGCGAGGTGGTGCCCTTCGGCGGCAAATTTCCGGTGCTCGGCACCAATCCACATTCCTGGGGCCTGCCGACGCAGGACGCCTGTGGTTTCCCCATCGTGATCGACTGGGCCACCTCGACCGTCGCCATGGGCCGCGTGCAGCAGCTCAAACGCGAAGGCAAACCGCTGCCTCCCGGCGCTGCCGTGGATGCCGCCGGCAAACCGACCACTGACGCGAATGAAGCAGCCTGGTTGCTGCCCTTCGGCGCTCACAAAGGTTACGGACTTTCGCTGCTCATCGAAGTCATGGGCGGCATGATCGGTGGCGGTCTTCCGACCCTGCGTGGTGGTGGCGCGCATCCCGACATCAAATCTAAGCCCTTCCCGGCGGGCGAGAAGCGCACGAGCAGCTTCTACTTTCAGGTCATCCATCCCGATGCCATCAGCACCGGTCTGTTCTCCAATGGCCGCAACTTCGCGCAGAACATCAAAGCGGTGATCGACGACATCCTCGGCCATGGCAACGAAGGCTGCCTGCTTCCCGGTCAACCCGAGGCGCAAAACGCCGCGCACACCGCCAAAGCCGGTGGCTTGCTCTTCAGCACCGCCGAAGTCGAGGCGCTCAACGAGATCGCCGATGAGGTGGGCTCGACGCGCTTCGACGTAGCAGGATTGAAGACTTACGACGTGCCGTGA
- a CDS encoding permease, whose translation MIFLAALPEPSRMGDFLMAFLSIIFEGAPYILIGTIFSGIIDAFLPAKLLDRVLPKSKVLSTLIAGFLGLVFPVCECAVVPVIRRLVQKGLPLSCAVTYMLSAPIMNPIVAISTLTAFKEFEGLSWATAGNATMTIARLSLGYLVAVIVGLVVLRFKPGQVLRASIANKIEAANAEEGHEHAPEANFNGKLVHAMRSSMRDFLDTAMYFAIGVIITSAFNTQINQAILNTVAGNEWLALPSIMGLAMVLSLCSTSDAFIAAPMAAFSMAAKLAFLVFGPMMDIKLLFMYSSVFQRKVVVYLLVGLFVLIGVLATPWMNLIQSFYIKP comes from the coding sequence ATGATTTTTCTCGCCGCCCTTCCCGAACCCAGCCGCATGGGGGACTTCCTCATGGCTTTCCTGAGCATCATTTTCGAAGGTGCTCCCTACATCCTGATCGGGACGATCTTTTCGGGCATCATCGACGCCTTCCTGCCGGCGAAGCTGCTGGATCGCGTGCTGCCGAAGAGCAAGGTGCTGTCCACGCTGATCGCCGGATTCCTCGGGCTGGTGTTTCCGGTGTGTGAGTGCGCGGTGGTGCCGGTGATTCGGCGACTGGTGCAGAAAGGCCTGCCGCTGTCCTGCGCGGTGACCTACATGCTTTCCGCGCCGATCATGAACCCCATCGTGGCGATCAGCACGTTGACGGCGTTCAAGGAGTTCGAAGGCCTGTCCTGGGCCACGGCGGGCAATGCGACGATGACGATTGCGCGTCTGTCACTGGGCTACTTGGTGGCGGTGATCGTGGGCCTCGTGGTGCTGCGCTTCAAGCCGGGCCAGGTGCTGCGGGCGAGCATCGCGAACAAGATCGAGGCCGCAAATGCGGAAGAGGGCCACGAGCATGCACCGGAGGCGAACTTCAACGGCAAGCTCGTCCATGCCATGCGCAGCTCCATGCGCGACTTCCTCGACACGGCGATGTATTTCGCCATCGGCGTGATCATCACCTCCGCCTTCAACACACAGATCAACCAGGCGATCCTGAACACCGTGGCAGGCAACGAGTGGCTGGCGCTGCCCTCGATCATGGGTCTGGCGATGGTGCTCTCACTGTGCAGCACCTCGGACGCCTTCATCGCCGCGCCGATGGCCGCTTTCTCGATGGCGGCGAAGCTGGCCTTCCTGGTTTTCGGTCCGATGATGGACATCAAGCTGCTGTTCATGTACTCCAGCGTCTTTCAGCGGAAGGTGGTCGTTTATCTTCTTGTCGGACTGTTTGTGCTCATCGGCGTGCTGGCCACGCCATGGATGAACCTGATTCAAAGCTTTTACATCAAACCTTAA